Proteins encoded in a region of the Desulfurococcaceae archaeon genome:
- a CDS encoding DMT family transporter produces the protein MRSLFIIPVYISTLLVAVYPFYSLLIEVIAYRRRLPLMQFVGFLACTLLLAMYLGVHELVFNVGVIEAMVAGFMVAVYFEVGSYARYKLKEPTTKYAISTYLVAALFVALFAGMLGVSLLYYEPVKYVFFVALAVVPMILGHTLINYMLGKYPASIATSIGYGEPFGAGLLAYLLLKQEISPTHIVFGILIIVTVFITVTTLYEE, from the coding sequence ATGCGTAGCCTTTTCATAATACCAGTGTACATAAGTACCCTGCTCGTCGCGGTATACCCCTTCTATTCACTCCTAATAGAGGTAATTGCGTACAGGAGAAGGCTTCCCCTCATGCAGTTTGTGGGGTTCTTAGCGTGTACGCTTCTGCTTGCTATGTACCTTGGCGTACATGAATTGGTGTTTAATGTTGGTGTTATAGAGGCGATGGTAGCTGGTTTCATGGTAGCAGTCTACTTCGAGGTGGGTAGCTATGCAAGGTATAAGTTGAAGGAGCCGACTACCAAGTATGCCATTAGCACCTACCTGGTCGCGGCACTCTTCGTGGCGCTGTTCGCGGGAATGCTGGGCGTTAGTCTGCTGTACTATGAGCCGGTGAAGTACGTGTTCTTCGTGGCGCTTGCTGTCGTGCCCATGATACTGGGTCACACGCTGATCAACTACATGCTCGGTAAGTATCCAGCATCGATAGCCACATCCATTGGTTATGGTGAGCCCTTCGGGGCCGGGCTATTGGCGTACTTGTTACTAAAACAGGAAATCTCACCGACACACATAGTCTTCGGCATCCTCATAATCGTAACGGTCTTTATAACGGTTACGACCCTTTACGAGGAGTGA
- a CDS encoding dipeptide/oligopeptide/nickel ABC transporter ATP-binding protein, with translation MNTDSSSVVELKGVWAGYKIVWRAMSIFKRYYVVLKNINLNVRSGERVAIIGESGSGKSTLLKVILGLLKPIRGEVRIHGVSIYQLPWKKRVQTIRKVGYVPQDQYKALNPSLEVKQILAEPLEVLKLDKKTIEQRIKEISKLVGLPSHVLDLTPDELSGGMRQRVLIARALIHEPTVLLLDEPTSALDVSIQAQIINLLNDVYLKLHPTMILVTHDLAVAQYLADRVLIIKDGIIVEEGPLDCVLRSPKSEYARSLVLSYYVTASLNRNELI, from the coding sequence TTGAACACGGATAGTAGTAGCGTTGTGGAACTCAAGGGCGTTTGGGCAGGGTACAAGATCGTATGGAGGGCAATGTCCATCTTTAAGCGGTACTACGTGGTCTTGAAAAACATAAACCTAAACGTTCGTAGCGGGGAAAGAGTGGCTATCATAGGTGAAAGCGGCTCTGGTAAATCCACTCTCCTCAAAGTGATCTTGGGGCTTCTCAAGCCTATAAGAGGCGAGGTTAGAATTCACGGGGTATCGATATACCAGTTGCCGTGGAAGAAGCGCGTTCAGACAATACGTAAAGTAGGCTACGTTCCGCAAGACCAGTATAAAGCACTGAACCCTTCCCTCGAAGTTAAGCAAATACTCGCCGAGCCGCTCGAAGTGCTGAAACTGGATAAAAAAACCATCGAGCAGAGAATTAAAGAGATATCAAAGCTCGTGGGTTTGCCAAGCCACGTACTGGACTTAACCCCTGATGAATTGAGTGGAGGGATGAGGCAGAGGGTTCTAATAGCTCGGGCCTTGATACACGAGCCCACGGTGCTTTTATTAGATGAGCCCACATCTGCGCTTGACGTGTCCATACAGGCGCAGATCATCAACTTGCTGAATGACGTGTACTTGAAGCTACACCCCACCATGATACTGGTAACTCACGACCTAGCTGTTGCCCAATATCTAGCTGACCGTGTACTCATAATTAAGGACGGTATTATCGTTGAGGAGGGCCCCCTCGACTGCGTTCTCAGATCGCCGAAAAGCGAGTATGCGAGATCTCTTGTCTTAAGCTACTACGTAACAGCTTCACTAAACCGCAATGAGCTCATCTAA
- a CDS encoding ABC transporter substrate-binding protein, which yields MVSKRSLTVVIGVLVLLTAITAATFMYIKPASTPQTKQGKVVIYAYNDRITGIDPSIEDDTGLVVLGTIYETLTYYDHETGEVKPRLAINWTSSEGGTEWTFHLRRMVSFHDGTPFNATAVKISVERARDIYRETGRGLGYIWDAVEEVEVVDEYTVKFRLRYPQRLDLLASAAYAAYIFSPSVLEKSGSTHYTDRKLEEWFNAGNAVGTGPYRLLYYDPVKEIRLEKFKDWWGWEELNNPDAPDIVVIKIVLEPASQYNGLLGGQIDIACSVPRENVKELEERGFGVIKLKAFHNFLLFFNTKRYPTNITEFRLAVAHALNLSRIINDVLLGYGQVASGVIPAGFPGSTEGFVYEYDLVKARDYLEKSGVKTPLSEPIELLYQVDYEETNKFAVIFKSVMSELGIEVKLNAQDWTRLKDIAKGVWEDPEKTPHIIMADWWPTVPSPYDYLYTMFHSDSREWNFAGYENEELNRLIDAAWELEGSNYEQALELYRQAHEIIFREAVAVGLWDEIRPFIYSKRIYVPQEALNPLYMYVIRFELVKVRS from the coding sequence TTGGTTAGCAAGAGGTCTTTAACCGTAGTAATTGGAGTGCTTGTATTGTTAACAGCAATCACTGCAGCCACGTTTATGTACATTAAACCCGCTTCAACGCCTCAAACAAAGCAGGGTAAAGTAGTGATATACGCATACAATGACAGGATAACCGGAATAGATCCCAGTATCGAGGACGATACCGGCCTCGTAGTGCTAGGTACCATATACGAAACCCTAACATACTACGATCATGAGACGGGCGAAGTGAAGCCGCGCCTAGCCATCAACTGGACTTCTAGTGAAGGAGGCACTGAGTGGACTTTCCACCTCCGAAGGATGGTGAGCTTTCACGATGGGACGCCCTTCAACGCTACAGCGGTAAAGATCAGCGTTGAACGTGCAAGGGACATATATAGGGAAACCGGTAGGGGGCTGGGCTACATATGGGACGCCGTTGAAGAAGTCGAGGTCGTCGACGAGTACACGGTCAAGTTCAGACTAAGATACCCACAAAGGCTAGACTTACTGGCCTCCGCGGCTTATGCAGCCTACATCTTCTCGCCGAGCGTCCTGGAGAAGAGTGGTTCCACCCATTACACCGATCGTAAGCTCGAGGAATGGTTTAATGCGGGTAATGCCGTAGGGACGGGGCCTTACAGGCTCCTCTACTACGACCCCGTCAAAGAAATCCGCCTAGAGAAATTTAAGGATTGGTGGGGCTGGGAAGAACTAAACAACCCGGACGCACCGGATATTGTAGTAATTAAGATAGTGCTTGAGCCTGCATCGCAATACAACGGGCTACTGGGAGGCCAGATCGACATCGCGTGCAGTGTTCCTAGAGAAAACGTCAAGGAGCTCGAAGAACGGGGCTTCGGGGTAATTAAGCTGAAGGCATTCCACAACTTCCTACTGTTCTTTAACACTAAGAGGTATCCAACCAACATTACCGAGTTTCGCTTAGCGGTAGCTCACGCGCTAAACTTATCGAGGATAATCAATGACGTCCTACTCGGCTACGGGCAAGTCGCTAGTGGCGTCATACCAGCTGGTTTTCCAGGTAGCACTGAGGGCTTCGTGTACGAATATGATTTAGTCAAGGCTAGAGATTATCTGGAAAAATCGGGAGTGAAGACGCCTCTAAGCGAGCCGATCGAGCTATTGTACCAGGTGGATTACGAAGAGACGAACAAGTTCGCGGTGATCTTCAAGTCGGTAATGAGCGAGCTGGGTATAGAAGTTAAGCTGAACGCCCAGGACTGGACTAGGCTCAAAGACATCGCTAAAGGTGTGTGGGAAGACCCCGAGAAAACCCCCCACATAATAATGGCTGACTGGTGGCCTACGGTGCCCTCACCATACGACTATCTTTACACAATGTTTCACAGTGATTCGAGAGAGTGGAACTTCGCAGGGTACGAGAACGAGGAACTAAACAGGTTAATAGATGCTGCGTGGGAGCTGGAAGGTTCTAACTACGAGCAGGCGCTTGAACTCTACAGGCAGGCACACGAAATAATATTCAGGGAAGCGGTTGCTGTGGGTCTATGGGATGAAATAAGGCCATTCATATACTCGAAGAGAATTTACGTGCCCCAAGAAGCGCTCAACCCGCTTTACATGTACGTTATAAGATTTGAACTAGTGAAGGTAAGGTCGTAG
- a CDS encoding ABC transporter permease, whose amino-acid sequence MIRRPLLGIVSRSLGKARFKIGLFISITVIILAVISPFIVPYPREGYGYVPPESSGRRLLPPSLQFLFGTDALGRDLFSRVIIGTRTAIIQVLTVISMSMLIGVIMGTCSAYFKGVTEAVLNYLTELFMSIPSILIALFLRLTMDQGIHVVIASLTVTWWSWYARISYVYAKSVVELDYVVLAKLSGLSPLKIIMRHVVKNLIQPMIVQAISDMGSVLLEASAINFMGLGLPPGSPEWGVILYEGITGLSIEVFTKAPWLIIIPGLFILVTTLGFSLVADPLREDLDPRLRRRWRLWF is encoded by the coding sequence ATGATCAGGCGGCCCCTTCTCGGGATAGTTTCGAGGAGTCTCGGTAAAGCGAGGTTTAAGATAGGGCTTTTCATTTCCATAACCGTTATCATTCTCGCGGTGATTTCCCCATTTATAGTGCCCTACCCGCGGGAGGGTTATGGTTATGTGCCACCCGAATCAAGTGGTAGGAGGCTGCTTCCGCCTTCATTGCAGTTTCTATTCGGGACAGACGCTCTCGGAAGGGATCTTTTCTCGAGAGTGATCATCGGGACCAGGACAGCTATAATTCAGGTTCTAACTGTTATTTCCATGAGCATGCTGATAGGAGTGATCATGGGCACGTGCTCGGCCTACTTCAAGGGCGTTACCGAGGCCGTTCTCAACTACTTAACAGAGCTTTTCATGTCGATACCTTCAATACTGATAGCGCTGTTCCTCCGGCTAACAATGGACCAGGGAATACACGTCGTCATCGCGTCGCTAACAGTGACTTGGTGGTCCTGGTATGCAAGAATATCCTACGTCTACGCGAAGAGCGTCGTTGAGCTGGACTACGTAGTACTAGCTAAATTATCGGGCTTAAGTCCACTTAAGATAATTATGCGGCATGTCGTGAAAAACCTGATTCAGCCCATGATCGTCCAGGCGATTTCGGACATGGGTAGCGTCTTACTCGAAGCATCAGCTATAAACTTCATGGGCCTCGGCCTACCCCCCGGCTCGCCGGAGTGGGGTGTTATACTGTACGAGGGCATAACTGGACTGAGCATTGAGGTGTTCACCAAGGCGCCATGGTTGATCATAATACCGGGTCTTTTCATACTGGTAACCACTCTCGGGTTCAGTTTGGTGGCTGATCCTCTGCGAGAAGACCTAGACCCCAGGCTACGTAGGAGGTGGAGGCTGTGGTTTTAG
- the argS gene encoding arginine--tRNA ligase, with amino-acid sequence MNEISECIVSHLPDALSKVLGIEKDLVNVLITSGKVKVAPTPDSKLGDYGIAIHAVLRNVERSKWDEVGRAIASELYSVTYDKCWVEKVDFVNGYVNVTIDYSNILTQLVRDFATGKVFEELKSVGMGSHVIVEHTSANPVHPLHIGSGRNSVLGDTYARLLRKLGFNVQTRFYVNDMGRQVAVLVYGVSVAESKGVVRPESLKVDHWYGVIYALTHVLVELCRLRSELKGKMNLLVEKAESACRDFANNEFSGGASRDLGFMLCEIAWKKNFKLELLEYTKRLYEVLKRQYARDNTVPTEILKLIDEIRSLAREYREYLAAERRLATHYPELYNALKSSVLDYKEVEESIRKLMVLAEGGKEDVLALFRRVSESVISGFKETLKKLDIEFNGFDYESSNEILEKARNVVKDLAKTSYARVVEGGAIEVDLNKAAEDHEYVKGLFYPDQAGRFVVQRSDGTTLYVTRDIAYTLYKFRDLGAERVYNVIAVEQAREQKQLKAVLHILGYVKEAENLHHFAYEMVHLKGARMSGRRGTYYTVDEMLVDSKLNVLQKLVEKESSLNAEELMSVAEKLAVANTRTLLLSVDPGKVLVFDPKKLGEVEYGTIIEYAFVRAQGVVRNLWGLEFLNEPGAIYAKMADAVKGGGKMQFSPEEKKLIEILIKFKDVLLESYREMKPNKLLEYAIGLALEFNKFYEKYPVIGERDAFKRSARIALTLMVLVVLSELMDIMGIPKLKRM; translated from the coding sequence ATGAACGAGATATCGGAGTGCATTGTAAGCCATCTGCCAGATGCGCTGAGCAAGGTGCTCGGCATCGAGAAGGACCTTGTCAACGTGCTAATTACTAGCGGGAAGGTGAAAGTGGCTCCTACACCGGATTCCAAACTAGGAGACTACGGTATCGCCATACACGCTGTTCTAAGAAACGTAGAGCGCAGTAAATGGGATGAAGTGGGTAGAGCGATAGCTAGCGAGCTATATTCCGTTACGTACGACAAGTGCTGGGTTGAAAAGGTGGATTTTGTGAACGGGTATGTGAACGTTACAATAGACTACTCGAATATTCTAACCCAGCTTGTCCGGGACTTCGCCACCGGAAAGGTGTTCGAGGAGTTAAAGAGCGTTGGCATGGGATCCCATGTTATCGTTGAACACACTAGCGCTAACCCCGTACACCCGCTACACATAGGTAGTGGTAGGAACAGCGTTTTAGGAGACACGTACGCTAGGCTACTTCGAAAGCTCGGATTTAACGTTCAAACGAGGTTTTATGTCAATGATATGGGTAGACAAGTAGCCGTTCTAGTGTACGGTGTTAGTGTTGCCGAGTCTAAGGGAGTCGTTAGACCTGAATCCCTTAAAGTAGACCACTGGTACGGAGTGATCTACGCCCTAACGCACGTTCTAGTAGAGCTATGTAGATTGAGAAGCGAACTTAAAGGTAAAATGAACCTGCTCGTCGAGAAAGCTGAAAGCGCTTGCCGTGACTTCGCCAACAACGAGTTCTCGGGAGGCGCTTCTCGGGACCTAGGGTTCATGCTTTGCGAAATAGCATGGAAAAAGAACTTTAAACTGGAATTACTTGAGTACACTAAGCGACTGTACGAGGTATTGAAAAGGCAGTACGCCAGAGATAACACAGTACCTACCGAAATACTGAAACTGATCGACGAGATCAGGAGCTTGGCGCGGGAATATAGAGAGTACCTTGCAGCTGAGAGAAGGCTTGCAACCCACTATCCCGAACTCTATAACGCATTAAAATCGTCTGTACTAGACTACAAGGAGGTGGAAGAGTCTATTAGGAAGCTGATGGTGCTCGCTGAAGGTGGGAAAGAGGATGTCCTCGCCCTGTTTAGAAGGGTCTCCGAAAGCGTTATTAGTGGATTCAAGGAGACGCTTAAAAAACTCGACATAGAGTTCAACGGGTTTGACTACGAGTCTAGCAATGAGATCCTCGAAAAAGCACGAAATGTAGTTAAAGACCTGGCTAAGACGAGCTACGCTAGAGTAGTTGAGGGGGGGGCGATAGAAGTAGACTTGAACAAGGCAGCAGAGGATCACGAGTACGTGAAGGGCCTCTTCTACCCCGATCAGGCAGGCAGGTTCGTGGTGCAGAGAAGTGATGGTACGACACTTTACGTTACGCGAGACATCGCGTACACTCTCTACAAGTTTAGGGATCTCGGTGCAGAGAGGGTATATAACGTCATCGCGGTAGAGCAGGCCCGGGAACAGAAACAGCTCAAAGCGGTGTTGCACATCCTAGGTTACGTTAAAGAAGCGGAGAACCTCCACCACTTCGCGTACGAGATGGTCCACCTCAAAGGAGCCCGGATGAGCGGTAGGCGCGGCACATACTACACGGTAGACGAAATGCTCGTGGATAGTAAACTAAACGTGTTGCAAAAACTCGTGGAAAAGGAAAGCAGCTTAAACGCCGAGGAGCTCATGAGCGTGGCAGAGAAGCTCGCCGTCGCGAACACCAGGACACTATTACTATCCGTAGATCCCGGCAAGGTCTTAGTGTTCGACCCTAAAAAACTAGGAGAGGTGGAGTATGGGACGATCATTGAATATGCCTTCGTGAGGGCGCAAGGTGTTGTTAGAAATCTATGGGGATTGGAGTTCCTCAATGAACCGGGTGCCATTTACGCGAAGATGGCCGACGCGGTAAAAGGTGGAGGTAAGATGCAGTTTTCTCCCGAAGAGAAGAAGCTTATCGAGATCCTAATTAAGTTTAAAGACGTGTTACTGGAATCCTACCGGGAGATGAAGCCAAATAAGCTACTGGAATACGCGATCGGCTTGGCACTGGAATTCAACAAGTTCTATGAAAAGTACCCAGTCATCGGCGAACGCGACGCATTTAAGAGAAGTGCACGAATAGCATTAACGCTAATGGTGTTAGTGGTGCTCTCAGAGCTCATGGATATCATGGGCATACCGAAGCTCAAGAGAATGTAA
- a CDS encoding ABC transporter permease has product MNYIIRRIVLSFLVVIGVIVFSYLLLMLTPGDPAVKWAGNPRGPGAAKAVELARRELGLNQPLYVQVAGFIYNVLTGNLGMSIAYKIPVNQVILSGFTSTLELLVFAYLLAVPVGVWLGVCSALRRGGRLDAFTQSFSIVLTSTPTFWLGAIILLILYSAFGLIPYGRVSSKLVLESGFEPVTGLYLLDSLITGNFQVFIDVLKRMIPPALAISIYPIGALARVTRTLVAEALLEDYIRAVVAWGVRRQTIIRQFVLRSAIPPLIQVSGLAFVYSLVDAMVVETLIYGREGLGSILLDALHKSDFRVAIALVVYLTIFYIAINTLVDILQATIDPRVRL; this is encoded by the coding sequence TTGAACTACATAATTAGGAGAATCGTCCTCTCCTTCCTAGTTGTTATTGGAGTGATAGTCTTTTCATACCTTCTACTAATGCTCACTCCAGGAGATCCCGCGGTAAAATGGGCTGGTAATCCCCGCGGGCCAGGTGCCGCTAAGGCAGTTGAATTAGCTAGGCGTGAACTAGGTTTAAACCAACCACTCTACGTTCAAGTGGCCGGTTTCATCTACAACGTATTGACCGGAAACCTGGGTATGAGCATAGCCTATAAGATACCGGTAAACCAAGTCATCTTGTCCGGGTTCACATCCACGCTTGAACTACTGGTCTTCGCGTACCTGCTAGCTGTCCCGGTAGGTGTATGGCTTGGAGTATGCTCAGCGCTCAGAAGAGGGGGAAGGCTAGATGCCTTTACCCAATCGTTCAGTATAGTCTTAACCAGCACCCCCACGTTCTGGCTTGGCGCAATCATACTACTAATACTGTACAGCGCGTTCGGATTAATACCGTACGGTAGAGTTTCAAGCAAGCTTGTCCTGGAGAGCGGGTTTGAGCCCGTAACGGGCTTATACTTACTGGACTCGCTGATAACGGGTAACTTTCAGGTGTTTATTGACGTGCTAAAGAGGATGATTCCGCCCGCGCTCGCCATATCCATATACCCCATTGGCGCTCTAGCTAGGGTTACGAGAACCCTCGTGGCTGAGGCTCTTTTAGAGGACTATATAAGGGCGGTAGTGGCGTGGGGCGTCAGGAGGCAGACTATCATAAGGCAATTCGTGCTAAGATCGGCTATACCGCCATTGATTCAGGTATCCGGCTTGGCGTTCGTTTACAGCTTAGTGGACGCCATGGTCGTGGAAACGCTCATATATGGGAGAGAGGGCCTTGGGAGTATTCTACTAGATGCACTACATAAGTCTGATTTCCGCGTCGCGATAGCGCTGGTTGTTTACTTGACGATATTCTACATAGCCATCAACACGCTGGTTGACATCCTACAGGCTACTATTGATCCGAGGGTGAGGCTTTAG
- a CDS encoding phenylalanine--tRNA ligase subunit alpha gives MEAVTYVTPRQYSIIKLVLELKEPLLVEISERLGVRQEDLMRDLSELEAKKLVEVVRAKRRHYVLAELAKYYLERGFPEEVVHDALATCTSRVVEEFAKCVENIAKYPIEEVYVGIQYLARSRCIVIDKGVIVAVNEDRCVEALKSAKSYRELLNNVSRGMELDADTFNSLKRRRLVEVQERVVITLRPTNTLVSLWERGLVKEKILVTVVKPEYAPELDRYLIKEFDLSVEPPKPRLSKKHPFMQFIDELREIMVSMGFEEVKGPHVESELWNFDVLYQAQDHPAREIHDTFFIKTSLQARAPLDLIERTQIVHETGWGYKWSPERALKLVLRSQTTAVTARAIYERGPGEYRVFTIDRNFRPESLDAKHSMEFYQLDGVIVGKNISFKHLLYFFKELAAALGIREVWFKPGYFPFTEPSVEGYIKHPKLGWIEVFPGGMFRPEVMEILGASTCKAAAWGIGVDRLAMTVLEVDDIRLLFSRNLEVLSSMRFKGLDYFTKKSTGKSVKVVDAPL, from the coding sequence GTGGAGGCGGTCACGTACGTTACCCCCAGACAGTATTCGATAATCAAATTGGTTTTAGAACTGAAGGAACCGCTACTAGTTGAAATCTCTGAAAGGCTCGGAGTACGGCAAGAAGACCTTATGAGGGATTTGAGCGAGTTAGAGGCCAAAAAGTTAGTTGAGGTGGTTAGGGCGAAAAGGCGGCATTACGTTCTCGCAGAGCTCGCTAAGTACTACTTAGAGCGCGGTTTTCCGGAAGAGGTAGTACACGATGCTCTTGCTACCTGTACAAGCAGGGTTGTCGAGGAGTTCGCCAAGTGCGTTGAGAACATTGCAAAATACCCCATTGAAGAAGTCTACGTAGGTATCCAGTACCTTGCAAGAAGTAGGTGCATCGTCATAGATAAAGGAGTAATAGTAGCTGTCAATGAAGATCGGTGCGTTGAGGCGTTGAAAAGCGCGAAAAGCTACCGGGAGCTCTTGAACAACGTCTCGCGCGGAATGGAGCTAGACGCGGATACCTTTAACTCCTTGAAGAGGCGTAGACTAGTTGAAGTGCAAGAAAGGGTAGTAATAACCCTCCGGCCCACTAACACGCTAGTTAGCTTATGGGAACGCGGTCTCGTAAAAGAGAAGATCTTGGTTACCGTTGTGAAACCCGAGTACGCCCCTGAACTGGACCGTTACTTAATTAAAGAGTTCGACCTCTCAGTAGAGCCCCCGAAACCCCGCCTTTCAAAGAAACACCCATTCATGCAATTCATAGATGAACTAAGGGAGATAATGGTCAGCATGGGCTTCGAAGAGGTTAAGGGACCTCATGTAGAATCCGAGTTGTGGAACTTCGATGTGCTGTACCAAGCCCAAGACCACCCCGCCAGGGAAATTCACGATACGTTTTTCATTAAAACGAGCTTACAAGCACGCGCACCTCTAGACTTGATTGAAAGAACGCAAATAGTCCACGAAACTGGGTGGGGCTATAAGTGGAGCCCTGAAAGAGCTCTCAAACTCGTACTCAGGAGTCAAACAACAGCTGTCACGGCAAGGGCCATTTACGAGCGGGGTCCCGGAGAGTACAGGGTCTTCACCATCGACAGGAACTTCAGGCCGGAGAGCCTCGATGCGAAGCACAGCATGGAGTTCTACCAACTAGACGGGGTGATAGTGGGTAAAAACATCAGCTTCAAGCACCTCTTATACTTCTTCAAGGAGCTTGCAGCAGCACTTGGTATAAGGGAGGTGTGGTTTAAGCCAGGGTACTTCCCCTTCACGGAGCCCAGTGTTGAGGGGTACATTAAACACCCGAAACTTGGATGGATAGAGGTGTTTCCAGGAGGTATGTTTAGACCGGAGGTTATGGAAATACTTGGTGCAAGTACGTGTAAGGCGGCAGCGTGGGGTATTGGGGTGGACAGGCTGGCTATGACCGTTCTCGAAGTAGACGACATAAGACTGCTATTTTCAAGGAACTTGGAAGTCCTATCGAGTATGAGGTTCAAGGGGCTGGACTACTTCACGAAGAAGTCTACAGGTAAAAGTGTTAAGGTAGTCGACGCGCCTTTATAG
- a CDS encoding ABC transporter ATP-binding protein — MVLAIRAENLKVGYASEEGYVIWATRGVNLEVSEGEALCLVGESGCGKSTIASAIAGVLPPHSITEGRLWIFDRLVIDGPRHRFNGVRGRTVSLIPQNPGTSLNPFITVEDHFYYIVRELHKLNREGARKTALEHLRMVGLNSDVLDKYPHQLSGGMQQRVLIAIALASGARIVVADEPTSSVDANLRAQILALINKLRKELKLTLLLITHDMLSTASVCDKIAVMYAGKIVEVGSTQAVLNKPYHPYTRMLLESIPVLGSKKPLKPLPGEPPSLLEDFSRCPFRDRCPFRADVCEKEPPLVPVNGTGKPHYTMCWRFKEVIEHG, encoded by the coding sequence GTGGTTTTAGCGATCCGGGCCGAGAACCTGAAAGTAGGGTACGCGAGCGAGGAGGGGTACGTAATATGGGCCACTAGAGGGGTAAATCTCGAAGTCTCGGAAGGAGAGGCACTTTGCTTAGTAGGGGAAAGCGGGTGCGGGAAGTCGACGATAGCCAGCGCGATCGCGGGCGTTCTACCCCCTCACAGCATAACGGAAGGTAGACTATGGATCTTCGATCGCCTGGTGATCGATGGGCCCCGTCATAGATTTAATGGCGTTCGGGGCAGAACTGTCAGCCTAATACCCCAAAACCCGGGTACGAGCTTAAACCCGTTCATAACCGTTGAAGACCACTTCTACTACATAGTGAGAGAACTGCACAAGCTCAATAGGGAGGGGGCCAGGAAAACCGCACTTGAACACCTGCGAATGGTGGGGCTAAATAGCGATGTGCTAGATAAGTACCCCCACCAGCTAAGTGGGGGAATGCAGCAGCGGGTTTTAATCGCGATAGCTCTAGCAAGTGGTGCTAGAATAGTAGTCGCGGATGAGCCGACATCTTCCGTAGACGCCAATTTGAGGGCTCAAATACTAGCTTTAATTAACAAGCTGAGAAAAGAGCTTAAACTCACGTTGCTACTGATAACGCATGACATGCTCTCTACTGCAAGCGTGTGCGACAAAATAGCGGTCATGTATGCGGGTAAAATAGTCGAGGTGGGCTCTACGCAAGCTGTCTTGAATAAACCTTACCATCCCTACACGAGGATGCTTCTCGAAAGCATACCAGTCCTCGGATCCAAGAAGCCTTTAAAACCACTACCGGGAGAACCTCCAAGCCTCTTAGAGGACTTTTCCCGGTGTCCCTTCAGAGATAGGTGTCCATTTAGGGCAGATGTCTGCGAGAAGGAGCCGCCTTTAGTCCCCGTGAATGGTACGGGGAAACCCCATTATACCATGTGCTGGCGGTTTAAAGAGGTGATTGAACACGGATAG